In the Theobroma cacao cultivar B97-61/B2 chromosome 1, Criollo_cocoa_genome_V2, whole genome shotgun sequence genome, one interval contains:
- the LOC18612779 gene encoding phosphatidylinositol/phosphatidylcholine transfer protein SFH9 isoform X2, with translation MPGEVISVQENERFRKEGNWDFETSEDEKRRTTRGRSLKKKAMTASTKLTHGLRKRGKRVADCKYAAISIEDVRDAEEEKAVRAFRQALLAKDQLPPRHDDYHTLLRFLKARKFELDKTIQMWEDMLNWRKEYGVDTIIQDFVYDEYVEVQHCYPHGYHGVDKQGRPVYIERIGKIDPAKLMKVTTVDRFLKYHVQGFEKAFMEKFPACSIAAKRHIDCTTTILDVQGLNWMSFGKVAHDLVMRMQKIDGDNYPETLHQMYIVNAGSGFKLLWNTAKGFLDPRTTAKIHVLGNKFHNKLLEIIDPSQLPEFLGGTCSCPSDGGCLRSDKGPWNNPEIMKLIHSGDALYSRKTESSSENDNLEVKFLSTKVASSEISYADSVSDMRPDTLDFRQLVSPSDKVRMNGSNSMHGITESENAARIEDASSINNLTRDITPRNPGKKFGHHVMSLVVHFVLKLLACIYFLVPGLGRFLEAQEARQQTENQSNPQMAGSGSLDSGILTEVEEDSLHPCWQRLQHLETLVTELYNKPTKIPPEKEDMLLESLNRIKSIEQDLQRTKKALLATASKQVELAESLEHLKENNLPGTYSCWRRNYKPLNPGR, from the exons ATGCCTG GAGAGGTAATTTCGGTTCAAGAAAATGAGAGGTTCAGAAAGGAAGGGAATTGGGATTTCGAGACGTCTGAGGacgagaaaagaagaacaacgCGAGGGAGatctttgaagaaaaaagCGATGACTGCTTCAACGAAGCTAACGCATGGTCTAAGGAAGCGAGGTAAACGCGTGGCTGATTGCAAATACGCTGCAATTTCAATCGAGGATGTAAGAGATGCGGAGGAGGAGAAAGCAGTTAGAGCTTTTCGCCAGGCATTGCTTGCGAAAGATCAGCTTCCGCCACGTCATGATGATTACCATACTTTGTTAAG ATTTTTGAAAGCAAGGAAATTTGAACTTGATAAAACAATCCAGATGTGGGAAGATATGCTAAACTGGAGGAAAGAGTACGGAGTAGATACTATTATACAG GATTTTGTATATGATGAATACGTAGAAGTCCAGCACTGTTACCCGCACGGTTACCATGGTGTAGACAAACAGGGTCGGCCTGTTTATATTGAAAGAATTGGTAAAATTGACCCTGCCAAGCTGATGAAGGTCACTACAGTGGACAGATTTTTGAAATATCACGTACAGGGCTTTGAGAAGGCTTTCATGGAGAAGTTTCCAGCTTGTTCTATTGCTGCCAAGAGGCACATAGATTGTACAACCACAATATTAGATGTGCAGGGGTTG AACTGGATGAGCTTTGGCAAGGTTGCACATGATCTTGTAATGCGCATGCAGAAAATTGATGGCGACAACTATCCTGAG ACTTTGCATCAAATGTACATAGTTAACGCTGGAAGTGGATTCAAACTACTATGGAACACAGCAAAAGGCTTTCTTGATCCAAGGACTACTGCAAAGATTCAT GTTCTTGGGAacaaatttcataataaattaTTGGAGATTATTGATCCAAG CCAATTGCCAGAGTTTCTTGGTGGAACTTGTTCATGCCCTAGTGATGGTGGGTGTCTTAGATCAGACAAGGGACCCTGGAATAACCCAGAAATAATGAAG TTGATACATTCGGGAGATGCCTTGTACTCAAGGAAAACAGAAAGTTCTTCCGAGAATGAcaatttggaagtcaagtttTTGTCTACTAAG GTTGCAAGTAGTGAAATATCCTATGCTGATTCAGTATCTGATATGAGGCCAGATACCTTAGATTTCAGGCAACTAGTGTCACCGTCTGACAAA GTAAGGATGAATGGTTCTAATTCTATGCATGGCATTACTGAATCAGAAAATGCTGCAAGAATTGAAGATGCTAGTTCAATAA ATAATCTAACTCGTGATATTACTCCAAGGAATCCAGGAAAGAAGTTTGGTCACCATGTAATGAGTTTAGTGGTTCATTTTGTACTCAAATTGTTGGCATGTATATATTTCTTAGTCCCTGGACTGGGAAGATTTTTAGAAGCGCAAGAGGCAAGACAACAAACAGAAAATCAGTCAAATCCCCAGATGGCAGGCTCAGGCTCTCTAGATAGTGGTATTTTGACAGAAGTAGAAGAGGACTCACTCCATCCTTGCTGGCAGAGGCTACAACATTTGGAAACGTTGGTAACTGAGCTTTATAACAAGCCCACGAAAATTCCTCCTGAAAAAGAAGACATGCTTCTTGAGTCATTGAATCGTATTAAATCTATTGAACAAGATTTACAGAGAACAAAGAAA GCATTGCTTGCAACTGCATCAAAACAAGTAGAGCTTGCTGAGTCATT
- the LOC18612779 gene encoding phosphatidylinositol/phosphatidylcholine transfer protein SFH9 isoform X1 → MPGEVISVQENERFRKEGNWDFETSEDEKRRTTRGRSLKKKAMTASTKLTHGLRKRGKRVADCKYAAISIEDVRDAEEEKAVRAFRQALLAKDQLPPRHDDYHTLLRFLKARKFELDKTIQMWEDMLNWRKEYGVDTIIQDFVYDEYVEVQHCYPHGYHGVDKQGRPVYIERIGKIDPAKLMKVTTVDRFLKYHVQGFEKAFMEKFPACSIAAKRHIDCTTTILDVQGLNWMSFGKVAHDLVMRMQKIDGDNYPETLHQMYIVNAGSGFKLLWNTAKGFLDPRTTAKIHVLGNKFHNKLLEIIDPSQLPEFLGGTCSCPSDGGCLRSDKGPWNNPEIMKLIHSGDALYSRKTESSSENDNLEVKFLSTKVASSEISYADSVSDMRPDTLDFRQLVSPSDKVRMNGSNSMHGITESENAARIEDASSINNLTRDITPRNPGKKFGHHVMSLVVHFVLKLLACIYFLVPGLGRFLEAQEARQQTENQSNPQMAGSGSLDSGILTEVEEDSLHPCWQRLQHLETLVTELYNKPTKIPPEKEDMLLESLNRIKSIEQDLQRTKKALLATASKQVELAESLEHLKENNLPQGTYSCWRRNYKPLNPGR, encoded by the exons ATGCCTG GAGAGGTAATTTCGGTTCAAGAAAATGAGAGGTTCAGAAAGGAAGGGAATTGGGATTTCGAGACGTCTGAGGacgagaaaagaagaacaacgCGAGGGAGatctttgaagaaaaaagCGATGACTGCTTCAACGAAGCTAACGCATGGTCTAAGGAAGCGAGGTAAACGCGTGGCTGATTGCAAATACGCTGCAATTTCAATCGAGGATGTAAGAGATGCGGAGGAGGAGAAAGCAGTTAGAGCTTTTCGCCAGGCATTGCTTGCGAAAGATCAGCTTCCGCCACGTCATGATGATTACCATACTTTGTTAAG ATTTTTGAAAGCAAGGAAATTTGAACTTGATAAAACAATCCAGATGTGGGAAGATATGCTAAACTGGAGGAAAGAGTACGGAGTAGATACTATTATACAG GATTTTGTATATGATGAATACGTAGAAGTCCAGCACTGTTACCCGCACGGTTACCATGGTGTAGACAAACAGGGTCGGCCTGTTTATATTGAAAGAATTGGTAAAATTGACCCTGCCAAGCTGATGAAGGTCACTACAGTGGACAGATTTTTGAAATATCACGTACAGGGCTTTGAGAAGGCTTTCATGGAGAAGTTTCCAGCTTGTTCTATTGCTGCCAAGAGGCACATAGATTGTACAACCACAATATTAGATGTGCAGGGGTTG AACTGGATGAGCTTTGGCAAGGTTGCACATGATCTTGTAATGCGCATGCAGAAAATTGATGGCGACAACTATCCTGAG ACTTTGCATCAAATGTACATAGTTAACGCTGGAAGTGGATTCAAACTACTATGGAACACAGCAAAAGGCTTTCTTGATCCAAGGACTACTGCAAAGATTCAT GTTCTTGGGAacaaatttcataataaattaTTGGAGATTATTGATCCAAG CCAATTGCCAGAGTTTCTTGGTGGAACTTGTTCATGCCCTAGTGATGGTGGGTGTCTTAGATCAGACAAGGGACCCTGGAATAACCCAGAAATAATGAAG TTGATACATTCGGGAGATGCCTTGTACTCAAGGAAAACAGAAAGTTCTTCCGAGAATGAcaatttggaagtcaagtttTTGTCTACTAAG GTTGCAAGTAGTGAAATATCCTATGCTGATTCAGTATCTGATATGAGGCCAGATACCTTAGATTTCAGGCAACTAGTGTCACCGTCTGACAAA GTAAGGATGAATGGTTCTAATTCTATGCATGGCATTACTGAATCAGAAAATGCTGCAAGAATTGAAGATGCTAGTTCAATAA ATAATCTAACTCGTGATATTACTCCAAGGAATCCAGGAAAGAAGTTTGGTCACCATGTAATGAGTTTAGTGGTTCATTTTGTACTCAAATTGTTGGCATGTATATATTTCTTAGTCCCTGGACTGGGAAGATTTTTAGAAGCGCAAGAGGCAAGACAACAAACAGAAAATCAGTCAAATCCCCAGATGGCAGGCTCAGGCTCTCTAGATAGTGGTATTTTGACAGAAGTAGAAGAGGACTCACTCCATCCTTGCTGGCAGAGGCTACAACATTTGGAAACGTTGGTAACTGAGCTTTATAACAAGCCCACGAAAATTCCTCCTGAAAAAGAAGACATGCTTCTTGAGTCATTGAATCGTATTAAATCTATTGAACAAGATTTACAGAGAACAAAGAAA GCATTGCTTGCAACTGCATCAAAACAAGTAGAGCTTGCTGAGTCATT
- the LOC18612779 gene encoding phosphatidylinositol/phosphatidylcholine transfer protein SFH9 isoform X3, giving the protein MPGEVISVQENERFRKEGNWDFETSEDEKRRTTRGRSLKKKAMTASTKLTHGLRKRGKRVADCKYAAISIEDVRDAEEEKAVRAFRQALLAKDQLPPRHDDYHTLLRFLKARKFELDKTIQMWEDMLNWRKEYGVDTIIQDFVYDEYVEVQHCYPHGYHGVDKQGRPVYIERIGKIDPAKLMKVTTVDRFLKYHVQGFEKAFMEKFPACSIAAKRHIDCTTTILDVQGLNWMSFGKVAHDLVMRMQKIDGDNYPETLHQMYIVNAGSGFKLLWNTAKGFLDPRTTAKIHVLGNKFHNKLLEIIDPSQLPEFLGGTCSCPSDGGCLRSDKGPWNNPEIMKLIHSGDALYSRKTESSSENDNLEVKFLSTKVASSEISYADSVSDMRPDTLDFRQLVSPSDKVRMNGSNSMHGITESENAARIEDASSINNLTRDITPRNPGKKFGHHVMSLVVHFVLKLLACIYFLVPGLGRFLEAQEARQQTENQSNPQMAGSGSLDSGILTEVEEDSLHPCWQRLQHLETLVTELYNKPTKIPPEKEDMLLESLNRIKSIEQDLQRTKKGTYSCWRRNYKPLNPGR; this is encoded by the exons ATGCCTG GAGAGGTAATTTCGGTTCAAGAAAATGAGAGGTTCAGAAAGGAAGGGAATTGGGATTTCGAGACGTCTGAGGacgagaaaagaagaacaacgCGAGGGAGatctttgaagaaaaaagCGATGACTGCTTCAACGAAGCTAACGCATGGTCTAAGGAAGCGAGGTAAACGCGTGGCTGATTGCAAATACGCTGCAATTTCAATCGAGGATGTAAGAGATGCGGAGGAGGAGAAAGCAGTTAGAGCTTTTCGCCAGGCATTGCTTGCGAAAGATCAGCTTCCGCCACGTCATGATGATTACCATACTTTGTTAAG ATTTTTGAAAGCAAGGAAATTTGAACTTGATAAAACAATCCAGATGTGGGAAGATATGCTAAACTGGAGGAAAGAGTACGGAGTAGATACTATTATACAG GATTTTGTATATGATGAATACGTAGAAGTCCAGCACTGTTACCCGCACGGTTACCATGGTGTAGACAAACAGGGTCGGCCTGTTTATATTGAAAGAATTGGTAAAATTGACCCTGCCAAGCTGATGAAGGTCACTACAGTGGACAGATTTTTGAAATATCACGTACAGGGCTTTGAGAAGGCTTTCATGGAGAAGTTTCCAGCTTGTTCTATTGCTGCCAAGAGGCACATAGATTGTACAACCACAATATTAGATGTGCAGGGGTTG AACTGGATGAGCTTTGGCAAGGTTGCACATGATCTTGTAATGCGCATGCAGAAAATTGATGGCGACAACTATCCTGAG ACTTTGCATCAAATGTACATAGTTAACGCTGGAAGTGGATTCAAACTACTATGGAACACAGCAAAAGGCTTTCTTGATCCAAGGACTACTGCAAAGATTCAT GTTCTTGGGAacaaatttcataataaattaTTGGAGATTATTGATCCAAG CCAATTGCCAGAGTTTCTTGGTGGAACTTGTTCATGCCCTAGTGATGGTGGGTGTCTTAGATCAGACAAGGGACCCTGGAATAACCCAGAAATAATGAAG TTGATACATTCGGGAGATGCCTTGTACTCAAGGAAAACAGAAAGTTCTTCCGAGAATGAcaatttggaagtcaagtttTTGTCTACTAAG GTTGCAAGTAGTGAAATATCCTATGCTGATTCAGTATCTGATATGAGGCCAGATACCTTAGATTTCAGGCAACTAGTGTCACCGTCTGACAAA GTAAGGATGAATGGTTCTAATTCTATGCATGGCATTACTGAATCAGAAAATGCTGCAAGAATTGAAGATGCTAGTTCAATAA ATAATCTAACTCGTGATATTACTCCAAGGAATCCAGGAAAGAAGTTTGGTCACCATGTAATGAGTTTAGTGGTTCATTTTGTACTCAAATTGTTGGCATGTATATATTTCTTAGTCCCTGGACTGGGAAGATTTTTAGAAGCGCAAGAGGCAAGACAACAAACAGAAAATCAGTCAAATCCCCAGATGGCAGGCTCAGGCTCTCTAGATAGTGGTATTTTGACAGAAGTAGAAGAGGACTCACTCCATCCTTGCTGGCAGAGGCTACAACATTTGGAAACGTTGGTAACTGAGCTTTATAACAAGCCCACGAAAATTCCTCCTGAAAAAGAAGACATGCTTCTTGAGTCATTGAATCGTATTAAATCTATTGAACAAGATTTACAGAGAACAAAGAAA